The following are from one region of the Sorghum bicolor cultivar BTx623 chromosome 2, Sorghum_bicolor_NCBIv3, whole genome shotgun sequence genome:
- the LOC8055795 gene encoding alpha,alpha-trehalose-phosphate synthase [UDP-forming] 6 — MVSRSYSNLLELASGGSGSGSDPLPQLGRRRIPRVVTASGIVPDLDVSDDDADADAASAASDHSSHAPRERVIIVANQLPVRASRRAAGGGGWDFAWDQDSLLLQVKDSLRAHHGRADMEFVYVGGLRDDVPPAEHDEVAHELLEGFGCVPTFLPADLRSRFYHGFCKQQLWPLFHYMLPLSPELGGRFDRLLWQAYVSVNKIFADKILEVISPDEDFVWVHDYHLMVLPTFLRKRFNRVKLGFFLHSPFPSSEIYKTLPVREELLRSLLNADLIGFHTFDYARHFLSCCSRMLGLKYESQRGYIALEYYGRTVTIKILPVGVHLEQLQSVLNLPELGVKVGELLKQFRHRNRLLLLGVDDMDIFKGISLKLLAFEQLLMQHPEWRGRVVLVQIANPARGRGKDVKEVQEESDAMVKRINDAFGQPDYQPVILIDKPLQFYERMAYYVVAECCLVTAVRDGMNLIPYEYIIARQGNEKIDSILGLGPASRKKSMLVVSEFIGCSPSLSGAIRVNPWNIDSVADAMDYALEMPEGEKVLRHEKHHRYVSTHDVGYWANSFLQDLERICLDHNRRRCWGIGFGLKFRVVALDPNFKKLAVEHLVSAYRRTTKRVILLDYDGTLMPQTSFGKSPTSRTIEVLNSLCRDKNNMVFLVSAKSRMTLNEWFLPCESLGLAAEHGYFLRLRRDAEWETACVPAIDCSWKQIAEPVMKTYTETTDGSTIENKETAIVWCYEDADPDFGSCQAKELHEHLESVLSNEPVSVKAGPNLVEVKPQGVSKGLVAKRILSTMQERGDLPDFVLCVGDDRSDEDMFEVITTAARGVSLQAEAEVFACTVGRKPSKAKYYLDDPADIVRLVQGLANVSDDDQTHAPPLPTDTVPR; from the exons ATGGTGTCGAGATCCTACTCCAACCTCCTGGAGCTCGCctccggcggcagcggcagcggcagcgaccCGCTGCCGCAGCTGGGGCGCCGACGGATACCTCGCGTGGTGACGGCGTCCGGCATTGTGCCGGACCTCGACGTCTCCGACGACGACGCGGACGCGGACGCCGCCTCCGCGGCCTCCGACCACTCCTCGCACGCGCCGCGGGAGCGCGTCATCATCGTCGCCAACCAGCTCCCGGTGCGCGCCtcccgccgcgccgccggcggcggcggctgggacTTCGCGTGGGACCAGGACAGCCTCCTGCTGCAGGTCAAGGACAGCCTCCGCGCGCACCACGGCCGCGCGGACATGGAGTTCGTCTACGTCGGCGGCCTCCGCGACGACGTGCCGCCCGCGGAGCACGACGAGGTCGCGCACGAGCTCCTCGAGGGCTTCGGCTGCGTGCCCACCTTCCTGCCCGCCGACCTCCGCTCCCGCTTCTACCACGGCTTCTGCAAGCAGCAGCTCTGGCCACTGTTCCATTACATGCTGCCACTGTCGCCGGAGCTAGGTGGCCGCTTCGACCGCCTCCTGTGGCAGGCCTACGTTTCGGTCAACAAGATCTTCGCCGACAAGATCCTGGAGGTGATCAGCCCCGACGAAGACTTCGTGTGGGTGCACGATTACCATCTCATGGTGCTCCCGACGTTCCTGCGCAAGCGCTTCAACCGGGTCAAGCTTGGCTTCTTCCTCCATAGCCCGTTCCCGTCCTCGGAGATCTACAAGACCCTGCCTGTGCGTGAGGAGCTGCTCCGGTCGCTGCTGAATGCCGATCTGATTGGGTTCCACACTTTTGATTATGCCAGACACTTCTTGTCATGTTGCAGCAGGATGCTCGGATTGAAGTATGAGTCGCAGAGGGGCTACATTGCTCTGGAGTATTACGGTCGGACAGTTACTATCAAGATCTTGCCTGTGGGAGTTCACTTGGAGCAGTTACAGTCAGTCCTCAACCTCCCGGAGCTTGGGGTCAAGGTTGGCGAGCTTCTGAAACAGTTCCGTCATCGGAATCGGCTGCTGTTGCTTGGTGTTGATGACATGGATATCTTTAAAGGAATTAGTTTGAAGCTTTTGGCATTTGAGCAGCTCCTGATGCAGCATCCAGAATGGCGGGGAAGGGTGGTGCTTGTTCAGATTGCCAATCCAGCAAGGGGGCGAGGAAAGGATGTGAAGGAGGTACAGGAAGAGAGTGATGCGATGGTGAAGCGCATCAACGATGCATTCGGGCAGCCAGATTACCAGCCGGTGATACTGATCGATAAGCCTCTGCAGTTCTATGAGAGGATGGCTTACTATGTTGTCGCGGAGTGCTGTTTGGTTACTGCAGTGAGGGATGGCATGAATCTGATCCCATATGAGTACATAATTGCTCGACAAGGGAATGAGAAGATAGATAGTATCCTAGGTCTTGGCCCGGCTTCAAGGAAGAAGAGCATGCTTGTTGTGTCAGAGTTCATCGGGTGCTCGCCCTCACTGAGCGGTGCTATCCGTGTGAACCCTTGGAACATTGATTCAGTGGCCGACGCAATGGACTATGCATTGGAGATGCCTGAAGGGGAGAAGGTGTTGAGACATGAGAAGCATCACAGATATGTGAGCACACATGATGTTGGGTACTGGGCTAACAGCTTCCTGCAAGATCTTGAGCGGATTTGCCTGGACCATAACAGGAGGCGTTGCTGGGGCATAGGATTTGGGCTAAAGTTCAGGGTCGTAGCGCTGGATCCAAACTTCAAGAAGCTTGCGGTTGAGCACTTGGTCTCGGCCTACCGGAGGACAACAAAGCGCGTCATTCTCTTGGACTATGATGGGACGCTGATGCCTCAGACTTCGTTCGGTAAGAGTCCTACCTCAAGGACGATAGAGGTGTTGAACAGCCTTTGCCGTGACAAGAACAACATGGTCTTCCTTGTGAGTGCAAAGAGCCGGATGACTTTAAACGAGTGGTTCTTACCATGTGAGAGCCTTGGGCTAGCAGCTGAGCACGGCTACTTCCTCAG GCTGAGAAGAGATGCAGAATGGGAGACAGCATGCGTTCCTGCGATAGACTGCAGCTGGAAGCAAATCGCAGAACCTGTGATGAAGACCTATACTGAGACTACAGACGGGTCGACAATTGAGAACAAGGAAACCGCTATCGTTTGGTGCTACGAGGATGCTGATCCTGATTTCGGATCTTGCCAGGCCAAGGAGCTCCACGAGCATCTCGAGAGTGTGCTTTCAAACGAGCCGGTATCAGTGAAAGCTGGACCCAACCTTGTTGAGGTGAAGCCACAG GGCGTAAGCAAGGGCCTGGTGGCGAAGCGGATCCTCTCCACGATGCAGGAGCGGGGCGACCTGCCGGACTTCGTCCTGTGCGTGGGCGACGACCGGTCCGACGAGGACATGTTCGAGGTGATCACGACGGCGGCGAGGGGAGTGTCCCTGCAGGCCGAGGCGGAGGT